Proteins from a single region of Haloterrigena alkaliphila:
- a CDS encoding DUF5611 family protein yields the protein MKEYKMRRGEYLEERIPDMEATVQDYFGPITDTEEFKGSDLFVIGEPDNPVFEKVVVGTVEYSGKKDKLAVEFYERDPTELGPDELEAAGEAVDAKNDFLLEATGRDAKSRRESMKRAVEDDPDHDF from the coding sequence ATGAAGGAGTACAAGATGCGTCGCGGTGAGTACCTCGAGGAGCGAATCCCCGATATGGAGGCCACTGTCCAGGATTACTTCGGCCCCATCACCGATACGGAGGAGTTCAAGGGGAGCGACCTCTTCGTGATCGGCGAACCCGACAACCCCGTCTTCGAGAAGGTCGTCGTCGGGACGGTCGAGTACTCCGGCAAGAAGGACAAACTCGCCGTCGAGTTCTACGAACGCGACCCGACCGAACTCGGTCCGGACGAACTCGAGGCCGCCGGCGAGGCCGTCGACGCCAAGAACGACTTCCTGCTCGAGGCGACCGGCCGTGACGCCAAGTCCCGTCGCGAGTCGATGAAACGCGCCGTCGAGGACGACCCCGACCACGACTTCTGA
- a CDS encoding heme-binding protein: MERRQPPQTEEGWYVLHDFRSIDWDAWRDAPERRRSQAIEEGVDFLTGAESVTDADEGDSATFSVLGHKADLLVLHLRPTLGDLDALERRFEQTALAEFTERADSYLSVTEVSGYMSQEFFEDDSEVEDASMARYIESRLTPSIPDAEFCSFYPMNKRRDPEDNWYDLSFDERAEHLSSHGDIGRDYAGKVTQIISGSIGLDDFEWGVTLFGDDPTDVKDLLYEMRFDPSSSRYAEFGRFLSARRFPPADLRAFLAGDPVPHEGEDAHGGHPHAGSEHGGHHHGSDDHAHGDSSGHAHGGSGDGHHGADSGNESGDDGDVRSELEELGVYAGQPHGEDVHAVVLYSAADPDELSEEVDGLRGNFDHYDTHEKTAVYEASEAAEPPRNGERGTRERDDDAETAIVSLWETERAANTAAGFLAELPDIVRQAGDDEGDSWGTMGMFYTVKPEHRGDFVGAFEDAADLLAGMDGHRKTDLLVNREDENDMFIASRWDAREDAMQFFRSDAFSEAVEFGRDVLADRPRHVFLA, encoded by the coding sequence ATGGAACGACGACAGCCGCCACAGACCGAAGAGGGCTGGTACGTCCTGCACGATTTCCGGTCGATCGACTGGGACGCCTGGCGCGACGCGCCGGAGCGTCGTCGGTCGCAGGCGATCGAGGAGGGCGTCGACTTCCTGACCGGCGCCGAGTCCGTCACCGACGCCGACGAGGGGGACTCGGCGACGTTCTCGGTGCTGGGCCACAAGGCCGACCTGCTCGTCTTGCACCTGCGGCCGACGCTCGGCGACCTCGACGCGCTCGAGCGCCGGTTCGAGCAAACTGCGCTGGCCGAGTTCACCGAACGGGCCGACTCCTACCTCTCCGTCACGGAGGTCTCGGGCTACATGTCCCAGGAGTTCTTCGAGGACGACTCGGAGGTCGAAGACGCCAGCATGGCCCGCTACATCGAGTCGCGACTCACCCCGTCGATTCCGGACGCCGAGTTCTGCAGTTTCTACCCGATGAACAAGCGCCGCGACCCCGAGGACAACTGGTACGACCTGTCCTTCGATGAGCGCGCCGAACACCTCTCGAGCCACGGCGACATCGGCCGGGACTACGCCGGGAAAGTTACCCAGATCATCTCCGGCAGCATCGGCCTCGACGACTTCGAGTGGGGCGTCACGCTCTTCGGCGACGATCCGACCGACGTGAAGGACCTGCTCTACGAGATGCGCTTCGACCCCTCGAGTTCGCGCTACGCCGAGTTCGGCCGGTTCCTCTCGGCCCGCCGGTTCCCGCCGGCGGACCTCCGCGCGTTCCTCGCCGGCGACCCCGTCCCGCACGAGGGCGAGGACGCCCACGGCGGGCACCCCCACGCGGGCAGCGAGCACGGCGGTCACCACCACGGCTCCGACGACCACGCGCACGGTGACTCGAGCGGACACGCCCACGGCGGGTCGGGCGACGGCCACCACGGCGCCGACTCCGGTAATGAAAGCGGCGACGACGGAGACGTCCGCAGCGAACTCGAGGAACTGGGCGTCTACGCGGGCCAGCCCCACGGCGAGGACGTCCACGCGGTCGTGCTCTACTCCGCTGCCGACCCCGACGAACTGTCCGAGGAGGTCGACGGCCTCCGGGGGAACTTCGACCACTACGACACGCACGAGAAGACGGCCGTCTACGAGGCGAGCGAGGCGGCGGAGCCGCCTCGGAATGGCGAGCGGGGAACCCGCGAGCGCGACGACGACGCGGAGACGGCGATCGTCAGCCTCTGGGAGACCGAGCGCGCCGCGAACACGGCCGCCGGCTTCCTCGCCGAACTGCCCGATATCGTTCGTCAGGCGGGCGATGACGAGGGCGACTCCTGGGGGACGATGGGCATGTTCTACACGGTCAAGCCCGAGCACCGCGGGGACTTCGTCGGCGCCTTCGAGGACGCCGCCGACCTCCTCGCGGGGATGGACGGTCACCGAAAGACCGACCTCCTCGTGAACCGCGAGGACGAGAACGACATGTTCATCGCCAGCCGCTGGGACGCCCGCGAGGACGCGATGCAGTTCTTCCGCAGCGACGCCTTCTCGGAGGCCGTCGAGTTCGGCCGCGACGTCCTCGCCGACCGGCCGAGACACGTCTTCCTCGCCTGA
- a CDS encoding PadR family transcriptional regulator, with protein MRKSGPPKGLIAYLVLELLEEKPRYGYEILKEIREISGGHWEPSYGSVYPILYKFEEKGWTERIEREDEPDRKYFELTDDGHAELADRRENCTEKARDFADVILGFFHVYAAFSTDERFEIPDHDGEWRFDETFSAWIVEQMVRHHEHYFDSEFERVEATPDEFYERHGVDADREDDDAEAAVDGDS; from the coding sequence ATGCGGAAAAGTGGGCCGCCGAAAGGACTCATCGCCTATCTCGTCCTCGAGTTACTCGAGGAGAAGCCCCGGTACGGCTACGAGATCCTGAAAGAGATCCGAGAGATCAGCGGCGGTCACTGGGAGCCCTCCTACGGCTCGGTCTACCCCATCCTCTACAAGTTCGAGGAGAAGGGGTGGACCGAACGGATCGAACGCGAGGACGAACCCGATCGGAAGTACTTCGAACTCACCGACGACGGTCACGCGGAACTCGCGGACCGCCGGGAGAACTGTACCGAGAAGGCCCGGGACTTCGCCGACGTCATCCTCGGCTTCTTCCACGTCTACGCGGCGTTCTCGACGGACGAGCGGTTCGAGATTCCCGACCACGACGGCGAGTGGCGCTTCGACGAGACGTTCAGCGCGTGGATCGTCGAACAGATGGTCCGCCACCACGAACACTACTTCGACAGCGAGTTCGAGCGCGTCGAGGCGACGCCGGACGAGTTCTACGAGCGCCACGGGGTCGACGCGGACCGAGAGGACGACGACGCGGAGGCGGCGGTCGACGGCGACTCCTGA